A region of Bicyclus anynana chromosome 17, ilBicAnyn1.1, whole genome shotgun sequence DNA encodes the following proteins:
- the LOC112044691 gene encoding uncharacterized protein LOC112044691 has protein sequence MEFARREFGKEKFCFPKKLAPMTLLVSPFCKCHNVEKRTLIFPPTSLYGTFVAIAVPLDIPDRNVFVSYNFESNYSVVTNITQLDEVIFPNLPVIAARHSRSITRELAYTTLETKFQEHGMSGRDCMLRNICEAAETPLHHNGLLGHIMHIVFTPSSSKEEGLDDEYYEAEADGLRGDCDKYLDLCPFSLFDVITRLVEMQQKPLQDNLV, from the exons atggagtTTGCTCGACGCGAGTTCGGTAAAGAAAAATTTTGCTTCCCTAAGAAACTCGCTCC TATGACGCTATTAGTGTCTCCATTCTGCAAATGCCACAATGTAGAAAAAAGAACACTTATATTTCCACCGACAAGTTTATACGGG ACGTTCGTAGCGATCGCCGTGCCGCTCGACATACCCGACAGAAACGTGTTCGTGTCGTACAACTTCGAGTCCAATTACTCGGTCGTCACGAATATAACGCAGCTCGACGAAGTTATATTCCCTAACTTACCT GTAATCGCAGCAAGGCACAGTCGCAGTATCACCCGGGAGTTGGCATACACGACCCTCGAAACCAAGTTCCAAGA ACACGGGATGAGCGGGCGCGATTGCATGTTGCGCAACATCTGCGAGGCTGCCGAGACGCCGCTGCACCACAACGGTCTACTGGGACACATCATGCATATCGTCTTCAC TCCATCATCATCGAAAGAGGAGGGCTTAGACGACGAGTACTACGAGGCCGAAGCTGACGGACTGCGAGGCGATTGCGACAAATACCTAGACCTCTGCCCCTTCAGCCTGTTTGACGTTATCACCAGGCTAGTCGAAATGCAACAAAAACCGCTACAGGATAATTTAGTTTGA